In Halomarina salina, one DNA window encodes the following:
- a CDS encoding RNA methyltransferase, with translation MSIAVAVVDARTPGNVGTIARAMKNFGLSELLLVDPPDLDEDGEAYGFAGQAREDILPNARQVSFDHVVENYHTVGTTAITNDDERRHVRYPFRTPRELADSLEGVEADTCVVFGRERVGLHNEELERMDEVCTIPASADYPVLNLGQAATVVCYELRTLTVEDHQHPTEVDRAPQQDVVGLHDQWGSFVEAAGIVEERRQQTRRMFRRLVGRAHPTTREVSTLRGILRRAQSRIENPDRYD, from the coding sequence ATGAGCATCGCGGTCGCCGTCGTGGACGCGCGCACGCCCGGCAACGTCGGGACCATCGCCAGGGCGATGAAGAACTTCGGCCTCTCGGAGTTGCTGCTGGTCGACCCGCCGGACCTCGACGAGGACGGCGAGGCGTACGGCTTCGCGGGGCAAGCACGCGAGGACATCCTCCCGAACGCTCGCCAGGTGAGCTTCGACCACGTCGTCGAGAACTACCACACCGTCGGGACGACGGCCATCACCAACGACGACGAGCGTCGCCACGTCCGGTACCCGTTCCGGACGCCGCGAGAACTCGCCGACTCGCTGGAGGGCGTCGAGGCGGACACCTGCGTCGTGTTCGGACGCGAACGCGTCGGCCTCCACAACGAGGAGCTCGAACGGATGGACGAGGTCTGTACCATCCCGGCGAGCGCGGACTACCCCGTCCTCAACCTCGGGCAGGCCGCGACAGTCGTCTGCTACGAACTGCGGACGCTGACGGTCGAGGACCACCAGCACCCGACCGAGGTGGACCGCGCGCCCCAGCAGGACGTGGTGGGACTCCACGACCAGTGGGGGTCGTTCGTCGAGGCGGCGGGCATCGTCGAGGAGCGACGGCAGCAGACCCGGCGGATGTTCCGCCGCCTCGTCGGCCGCGCCCACCCCACGACCCGCGAGGTGAGTACGCTCCGTGGAATCCTTCGACGTGCGCAGAGCCGTATCGAGAATCCGGACCGGTACGACTGA
- a CDS encoding penicillin acylase family protein, with the protein MTDEPDVELLTDEYGVSHVYADSRYALGYGQGYAQARDRLFQMDVLRHVGYGDSAGVLGPSQVASDRQVRRDLYTREELERQYERSTPEAKELLEGFAAGVNRRRAQAMRDLPAEFLTLGHLPEPWDPVDTVAVLAYMIGYFGTFGGHEIGNAARFARLEERLADRAAAYEAYGDLNWLRVPEDHTATLDAPRDGGEDALRFDDVPAEQLDLAEAALGAVPWGEREGKVFGLQRATGALAGFEWGSNALVVSGDRTETGSPMMFGGPQMGYFRPPVVHEVGLHGAGFDCAGIAVVGTPGVVIGRTPEFAWSVTSGYDDMRDTVALRLHPTDDDRYYWRGRWREFRTEEVTHSPSRLGALADGQRPAGGETQQLAWVEESGATMPVVAWNPTERVAWAQRTTTRGQELQAALQWSELGALDSPKEAEEHLAEFPFSFNFLFADSEEVRYVHTGRIPERPDDVDPRFPVPADRFRWHGTRVGAGLDCSGTDPESGYFAQWNNAPATGWRAGDAEGRWGSIHRADLLETVVDEHLADGPLSMDGVESILQEAATRDPVARHSAPILADVARESDDWILRAMADELDAWREAGYTWAEGAADGDDPERDGGFDADGDGRYDFAAMAIWEETRRELQERVFGPALGDLTPELVFDPPLEVHPEEDEFPHAGDHGRTDRDVTLVDALRGETSHDWFDEDRDAVVEDALRAAAETLTEEFDSDDPADWRREVRTTGFSPMGGLPVCEIPMVNRGSWNQVVSPVENRARGVLAPSNVGHLAMRELPGAVRGSVPDQLEDQLAMYEEFDYKPFPVARRRVEERAERRTLLDAETLGRFPRLFGLLGRD; encoded by the coding sequence ATGACGGACGAACCGGACGTCGAGTTGCTCACCGACGAGTACGGCGTCAGCCACGTCTACGCCGACTCGCGGTACGCACTCGGGTACGGCCAGGGGTACGCGCAGGCCCGCGACCGACTGTTCCAGATGGACGTGCTCCGGCACGTCGGCTACGGCGACAGCGCGGGCGTCCTCGGGCCGTCGCAGGTCGCCTCCGACCGGCAGGTCAGACGCGACCTCTACACGCGCGAGGAACTCGAACGCCAGTACGAGCGGTCAACGCCGGAGGCGAAGGAACTGCTGGAGGGGTTCGCCGCTGGCGTCAACCGCCGCCGCGCGCAGGCGATGCGCGACCTCCCGGCGGAGTTCCTCACGCTCGGCCACCTCCCCGAACCGTGGGACCCGGTCGACACCGTCGCCGTCCTCGCGTACATGATCGGCTACTTCGGCACGTTCGGCGGTCACGAGATCGGGAACGCCGCGCGGTTCGCCCGCCTCGAAGAGCGCCTGGCGGACCGCGCGGCTGCCTACGAGGCGTACGGCGACCTGAACTGGCTCCGCGTCCCCGAGGACCACACCGCCACGCTCGACGCACCCCGCGACGGCGGCGAGGACGCACTACGCTTCGACGACGTGCCCGCGGAGCAACTCGACCTCGCGGAGGCCGCACTCGGTGCCGTCCCGTGGGGCGAACGCGAGGGGAAGGTGTTCGGCCTCCAGCGAGCGACGGGCGCGCTCGCGGGGTTCGAGTGGGGGTCGAACGCGCTCGTCGTATCGGGCGACCGAACGGAGACCGGGTCCCCGATGATGTTCGGCGGCCCCCAGATGGGGTACTTCCGACCGCCCGTCGTCCACGAGGTGGGCCTCCACGGCGCGGGGTTCGACTGCGCCGGCATCGCCGTCGTCGGCACGCCGGGCGTCGTCATCGGCCGGACGCCCGAGTTCGCGTGGTCGGTCACGAGCGGCTACGACGACATGCGCGACACCGTCGCCCTCCGTCTGCACCCGACGGACGACGACCGGTACTACTGGCGGGGCCGCTGGCGCGAGTTCCGCACCGAGGAGGTGACGCACTCGCCGTCCCGGCTCGGGGCGCTCGCGGACGGGCAGCGACCCGCGGGGGGCGAGACTCAGCAGTTGGCGTGGGTCGAGGAGAGCGGCGCGACGATGCCCGTCGTCGCGTGGAACCCCACCGAGCGCGTCGCGTGGGCGCAGCGCACGACGACGCGAGGACAGGAGCTACAAGCCGCGCTCCAGTGGTCGGAACTCGGAGCGCTCGACTCACCGAAGGAGGCCGAAGAACACCTCGCGGAGTTCCCGTTCAGCTTCAACTTCCTGTTCGCGGATAGCGAGGAGGTCCGGTACGTCCACACCGGTCGCATCCCGGAGCGGCCGGACGACGTGGATCCGCGGTTCCCGGTCCCGGCCGACCGGTTCCGCTGGCACGGCACCCGCGTCGGCGCGGGCCTCGACTGTTCGGGGACCGACCCCGAGTCGGGCTACTTCGCGCAGTGGAACAACGCACCCGCGACCGGGTGGCGTGCTGGCGACGCCGAGGGTCGGTGGGGCTCCATCCACCGCGCGGACCTGCTGGAGACGGTCGTCGACGAGCACCTCGCCGACGGGCCGCTGTCGATGGACGGTGTCGAGTCCATCCTGCAGGAGGCGGCCACCCGCGACCCGGTCGCCCGCCACTCGGCACCGATACTCGCGGACGTCGCCCGAGAGAGCGACGATTGGATACTTCGAGCGATGGCCGACGAACTCGACGCGTGGCGCGAGGCGGGCTACACGTGGGCCGAGGGCGCTGCCGACGGGGACGACCCCGAGCGCGACGGCGGGTTCGACGCCGACGGAGACGGGCGATACGACTTCGCGGCGATGGCCATCTGGGAGGAGACGCGCCGCGAGCTACAGGAGCGCGTGTTCGGCCCAGCGCTCGGTGACCTGACGCCCGAACTCGTCTTCGACCCGCCACTGGAGGTCCATCCCGAAGAGGACGAGTTCCCCCACGCCGGGGACCACGGGCGTACCGACCGCGACGTGACGCTCGTGGATGCCCTCCGGGGCGAGACGAGCCACGACTGGTTCGATGAGGACCGAGACGCTGTCGTGGAGGACGCGCTACGCGCGGCCGCCGAGACGCTGACCGAAGAGTTCGACAGCGACGACCCGGCGGACTGGCGACGCGAGGTTCGCACGACCGGGTTCTCGCCGATGGGTGGGCTGCCCGTCTGCGAGATTCCGATGGTCAACCGCGGGTCGTGGAACCAGGTCGTCTCGCCGGTCGAGAACCGCGCTCGCGGCGTGCTCGCGCCGTCGAACGTCGGCCACCTCGCGATGCGAGAGCTTCCGGGTGCGGTCCGCGGGTCGGTTCCCGACCAGCTGGAAGACCAGCTGGCGATGTACGAGGAGTTCGACTACAAACCGTTCCCCGTGGCGCGGCGGCGCGTCGAGGAGCGTGCGGAGCGACGAACGCTGCTCGACGCCGAGACGCTGGGTCGGTTCCCGAGACTCTTCGGATTGCTGGGTCGGGACTGA
- the gatE gene encoding Glu-tRNA(Gln) amidotransferase subunit GatE produces the protein MTTPDYDYEDLGLVAGLEIHQQLDTATKLFCGCPTTRRDPEEAMRTVTRYLHPTRSELGEIDEAALEESRVDREFEYLAFDTTCLVEEDDEPPHRIDDEALEVVLEIAALLETTTIDQGQIMRKLVVDGSNTSGFQRSMLVATDGEIRTDDGPVGIADLLLEEESAGRVEERDDGVTYALDRLGIPLVEIGTKPDIRSPEQAQEAAGEIGMLLRSTGKVKRGLGTIRQDVNISIAEGARVELKGVQSLDDIADIVRNEVHRQVQLVDIRDELADRDAGVGDPRDVTDVFADTDSGVIAGAATVMAVPLHGFDGLVGREIQPDRRLGTEFSDHAKRSGAGGIFHTDELPAYGVTDEEVEALRDAVGASGDDAVAIVAAGTSVAESAIGAVADRAEAAIEGVPEETRGANDDGTSRYLRPLPGAARMYPETDVPPVDLDLGAVETPELLTERVDRYVEEYGLDAGLAEQVAFGRRMPVFETAVENGVDPTLAAGTLESTVTELRRDDVPVERLREDHFLAVLDRVESGDLAKEGVGPVLRTLADHPEMTAEEAAEEAGLGGVDESEVRETIAEVVERNGDQVEAEGMGAFSGLMGEAMGALRGKADGELVSSVLREEIQKRA, from the coding sequence ATGACGACCCCGGACTACGACTACGAGGACCTCGGCCTCGTGGCGGGGCTGGAGATCCACCAGCAACTCGACACCGCGACGAAGCTCTTCTGTGGCTGTCCGACGACCCGGCGCGACCCCGAGGAGGCGATGCGGACGGTGACGCGCTACCTCCACCCGACGCGCTCGGAACTGGGCGAGATAGACGAGGCCGCCCTCGAAGAGAGCCGCGTCGACCGCGAGTTCGAGTACCTCGCGTTCGACACCACCTGCCTCGTCGAGGAGGACGACGAACCACCCCACCGCATCGACGACGAGGCGCTGGAAGTGGTGCTCGAAATCGCCGCCCTCCTGGAGACGACGACCATCGACCAGGGACAGATAATGCGGAAACTCGTCGTCGACGGCTCGAACACCTCCGGGTTCCAGCGTTCGATGCTCGTCGCCACGGACGGCGAGATTCGGACCGACGACGGCCCGGTCGGTATCGCCGACCTCCTGCTCGAAGAGGAGTCCGCCGGTCGCGTCGAGGAACGCGACGACGGCGTCACCTACGCGCTCGACCGCCTCGGCATCCCGCTGGTCGAGATCGGCACGAAACCGGACATCCGCTCGCCCGAGCAGGCCCAGGAGGCCGCCGGCGAGATCGGGATGCTGCTCCGGTCGACCGGGAAGGTGAAGCGGGGTCTGGGCACCATCCGGCAGGACGTCAACATCTCCATCGCCGAGGGCGCGCGCGTCGAACTGAAGGGCGTCCAGAGCCTCGACGATATCGCCGATATCGTCCGCAACGAGGTCCATCGGCAGGTCCAACTGGTCGACATCCGCGACGAACTCGCCGACCGAGACGCCGGCGTCGGCGACCCACGGGACGTGACCGACGTCTTCGCGGACACCGACAGCGGCGTCATCGCGGGCGCGGCGACGGTGATGGCCGTCCCGCTCCACGGGTTCGACGGCCTCGTGGGACGGGAGATTCAGCCCGACCGCCGCCTCGGAACCGAGTTCTCCGACCACGCGAAACGCTCGGGCGCGGGCGGCATCTTCCACACCGACGAACTGCCGGCGTACGGCGTCACCGACGAGGAGGTCGAGGCCCTGCGCGACGCTGTCGGTGCGAGTGGTGACGACGCAGTCGCCATCGTCGCCGCGGGGACGAGCGTCGCCGAGAGCGCCATCGGGGCCGTCGCCGACCGAGCCGAAGCTGCCATCGAGGGCGTCCCCGAGGAGACGCGCGGCGCGAACGACGACGGCACATCACGATACCTCCGGCCGCTCCCCGGCGCGGCCCGGATGTACCCCGAGACGGACGTCCCGCCAGTGGACCTCGACCTCGGTGCGGTCGAGACGCCCGAACTGCTCACCGAACGCGTCGACCGCTACGTCGAGGAGTACGGGCTGGACGCGGGTCTCGCCGAACAGGTCGCGTTCGGCCGGCGGATGCCCGTCTTCGAGACGGCCGTCGAGAACGGCGTCGACCCGACGCTCGCCGCCGGGACGCTCGAATCGACCGTCACCGAACTCCGCCGCGACGACGTGCCCGTCGAGCGGTTGCGCGAGGACCACTTCCTCGCCGTCCTCGACCGCGTCGAGTCCGGCGACCTGGCGAAGGAGGGCGTCGGCCCCGTGCTGCGGACGCTCGCCGACCACCCCGAGATGACCGCGGAAGAGGCCGCCGAGGAGGCCGGACTCGGCGGCGTCGACGAGAGCGAGGTCCGCGAGACCATCGCCGAGGTCGTCGAACGGAACGGCGACCAGGTGGAGGCGGAGGGGATGGGAGCGTTCTCCGGACTGATGGGCGAGGCGATGGGCGCACTCCGCGGGAAGGCCGACGGCGAACTCGTCAGTTCGGTGCTCCGCGAGGAGATACAGAAACGCGCCTGA
- a CDS encoding class II fumarate hydratase encodes MSDEHRTERDSLGEMQVPADAYWGAQTQRAVENFPISGIEFSRRFVRALGVVKKSAARANVDLGHVDEETGEAIVEAADEVIAGDHDDQFPVDVFQTGSGTSSNMNANEVVANRAAEILGEDIGSRAVHPNDDVNFGQSSNDVIPTAMHVSALEAVEKDLLPALETLRDELAAKEEEFDDIVKTGRTHLQDATPVRLGQEFGGYRAQVEKGIERVENTTDHLAELALGGTAVGTGLNTDPEFPELAAEYIAEETGLPFREADNHFEAQAAHDAMSEGHGALRVVAGSMNKIANDLRLLASGPRNGLGELDQPENQPGSSIMPGKINPVVAEAVNQVHKQVVGNDAAVSAGAAEGQIDLNLYKPVLAHNFLESTNMLANAAETFGEKFVAKLEADRETCETQVERSMALATALNPAIGYDKASKVAKQALAEGKTVKQVAVDEGYLSEAEADEVLEPLAMTEPGILGDEE; translated from the coding sequence ATGAGCGACGAGCACCGGACGGAGCGCGACAGTCTCGGCGAGATGCAGGTACCGGCGGATGCCTACTGGGGGGCACAGACGCAGCGGGCGGTCGAGAACTTCCCCATCTCGGGCATCGAGTTCTCGCGGCGGTTCGTCCGTGCGCTGGGCGTCGTGAAGAAGTCGGCCGCGCGGGCGAACGTCGACCTCGGCCACGTCGACGAGGAGACGGGCGAGGCCATCGTCGAGGCGGCCGACGAGGTCATCGCGGGCGACCACGACGACCAGTTCCCGGTCGACGTGTTCCAGACCGGGTCGGGGACCTCCTCGAACATGAACGCCAACGAGGTCGTCGCCAACCGCGCCGCCGAGATACTGGGCGAAGATATCGGCTCGCGCGCGGTCCACCCCAACGACGACGTCAACTTCGGCCAGTCCTCGAACGACGTCATCCCGACCGCGATGCACGTCTCGGCGCTCGAAGCCGTCGAGAAGGACCTGCTCCCCGCACTGGAGACGCTGCGCGACGAACTCGCCGCGAAGGAAGAGGAGTTCGACGACATCGTGAAGACGGGCCGGACGCACCTGCAGGACGCCACGCCGGTCCGTCTCGGTCAAGAGTTCGGCGGCTACCGCGCACAGGTCGAGAAGGGCATCGAGCGCGTCGAGAACACCACCGACCACCTCGCCGAACTCGCCCTCGGCGGGACGGCGGTCGGCACCGGCCTCAACACCGACCCCGAGTTCCCCGAACTCGCCGCGGAGTACATCGCCGAGGAGACGGGCCTCCCGTTCCGCGAGGCCGACAACCACTTCGAGGCGCAGGCCGCCCACGACGCGATGAGCGAGGGCCACGGCGCGCTCCGGGTCGTCGCTGGCTCGATGAACAAGATAGCCAACGACCTCCGCCTGCTCGCCTCCGGGCCGCGGAACGGCCTCGGAGAACTCGACCAGCCGGAGAACCAGCCCGGTTCGTCCATCATGCCGGGGAAGATCAACCCCGTCGTCGCCGAGGCGGTCAACCAGGTCCACAAGCAGGTCGTCGGCAACGACGCCGCCGTCAGCGCGGGTGCGGCGGAGGGCCAGATAGACCTCAACCTCTATAAGCCGGTGCTGGCGCACAACTTCCTCGAATCGACGAACATGCTCGCCAACGCGGCCGAGACGTTCGGCGAGAAGTTCGTCGCGAAACTCGAAGCCGACCGCGAGACCTGCGAGACGCAGGTCGAGCGCTCGATGGCGCTCGCCACCGCGCTCAACCCCGCCATCGGCTACGACAAGGCGTCGAAGGTCGCGAAGCAGGCGCTCGCCGAGGGGAAGACCGTCAAGCAGGTCGCCGTCGACGAGGGCTACCTCTCCGAGGCGGAGGCCGACGAGGTGCTCGAACCGCTCGCGATGACCGAGCCGGGTATCCTCGGCGACGAGGAGTGA
- a CDS encoding HAD hydrolase family protein, producing the protein MKRYDALYQLYDEFDAETLRAYQELADVFPALGTRVALEQWKDVRDELDERKAAIREAFPVGETFADVAAHASREGAFTALDLLGKYDCAVNVLVLDVDETLRSAGRTDNEIPRETLSLLTKLHDGGIPIVICTGQTLENVKGFITQGLGNELVHSGRFSIVYEAGNGVFTPGHGPDTKRLLYDDLDADVRGTFDEIRGRVLPEAPERVNRGCHLQGNEFTVTLKPNFQTGSERAVEVIDEALVYLLDLLGDVLDGATAEETRAYYARTDPEIRGVLERGPGVPDAEVPEDVEERLERLEVGYYEGDAAELGSYELDKVAGVEAALDVLGIDDPFSLVMGDSKSDLRVMEWVAEEEAGIAAAPNHASEVVLDHVLETDELVFERDGAASMLRMVYALDRLAGLE; encoded by the coding sequence GCGTCGCCCTGGAGCAGTGGAAGGACGTCCGCGACGAACTCGACGAGCGGAAGGCGGCCATCCGCGAGGCGTTCCCCGTCGGCGAGACGTTCGCGGACGTGGCCGCCCACGCCTCCCGCGAGGGTGCGTTCACCGCCCTCGACCTCCTCGGCAAGTACGACTGTGCGGTGAACGTGCTCGTCCTCGACGTCGACGAGACGCTCCGTTCAGCGGGCAGGACCGACAACGAGATACCCCGCGAGACGCTGTCGCTGCTGACGAAACTCCACGACGGCGGGATACCCATCGTCATCTGCACGGGACAGACGCTGGAGAACGTCAAGGGATTCATCACGCAAGGGTTGGGCAACGAACTCGTCCACTCCGGACGGTTCTCCATCGTCTACGAGGCGGGCAACGGCGTGTTCACGCCCGGCCACGGCCCCGACACCAAACGCCTGCTGTACGACGACCTGGACGCCGACGTCAGGGGGACGTTCGACGAGATTCGCGGGCGGGTCCTCCCCGAGGCCCCCGAGCGAGTCAACCGGGGCTGTCACCTGCAGGGCAACGAGTTCACCGTGACGCTCAAACCGAACTTCCAGACCGGGAGCGAGCGAGCCGTCGAGGTCATCGACGAGGCGCTCGTCTACCTGCTGGACCTGCTCGGAGACGTCCTCGATGGAGCGACGGCAGAAGAGACGCGGGCGTACTACGCCCGCACCGACCCCGAGATTCGCGGCGTCCTCGAACGCGGGCCGGGCGTGCCGGACGCCGAGGTCCCGGAGGACGTCGAGGAGCGACTCGAACGACTGGAGGTCGGGTACTACGAGGGCGACGCCGCCGAACTCGGTAGCTACGAACTCGACAAGGTCGCGGGCGTCGAGGCCGCACTCGACGTGCTCGGCATCGACGACCCGTTCTCGCTCGTCATGGGCGACTCGAAGTCCGACCTCCGGGTGATGGAGTGGGTCGCCGAGGAGGAGGCGGGCATCGCCGCCGCCCCGAACCACGCCTCGGAGGTCGTCCTCGACCACGTGCTGGAGACGGACGAACTCGTGTTCGAACGCGACGGTGCGGCCAGCATGCTCAGGATGGTGTACGCGCTGGACCGACTGGCCGGGCTGGAGTAG